The proteins below come from a single Solea solea chromosome 6, fSolSol10.1, whole genome shotgun sequence genomic window:
- the LOC131460547 gene encoding tripartite motif-containing protein 16-like produces MAGLQLQRENISCSICLDLLKDPVTLTCGHSFCKNCMKDHWDSEEQKRSYSCPQCREAFMPRPELKKNVMLADLVEELKKTGLHAAPADHCYAGAEDVACDVCTGRKLKALKSCLVCLASYCQEHLQPHHQAPAFKKHKQVEPSKNLQKNICPCHDKMMDLFCRTDQQCICSLCSVDEHKDHDTVSVAAERTHKQRELDLSREEVQQRLKDIDRDVKVLQQERKILTLSADKAVKDTDESFTEISRLLQRRSSEVKQQIRSKLETERRRVSDAEEKLQQEITELKKREAELKQLSLTHDHNQFLLNYRSLSALSPSLSTIHVRPLRHFEDVTEAVAKVRGQLQDVLTETWKYISLAVAEVDVLLTEPEPETRAESFRYSQEIKLDPNTVHTELLLSEGNRKVTVTYEDQSYPHHTDRFTDYLQVLSKESLTGCYWEVEWTGRGGVYVAVTYKNISRSGPESLFGNNNKSWALVCDLNSCQFGHNRIWTEVSDVTVSRVGVYLDHRAGLLSFYRVSDTMTLLHRVQATFTQPLYAGVGFLYFYSSPGDTAEFCELKEFFQEK; encoded by the coding sequence ATGGCAGGacttcagctgcagagagaaaacatcTCTTGTTCCATCTGTTTGGATCTTCTGAAGGATCCTGTGACTCTTACCTGTGGACACAGCTTCTGTAAGAACTGTATGAAAGACCACTGGGACTCAGAGGAGCAGAAGAGGAGctacagctgccctcagtgtaGAGAGGCCTTTATGCCGAGGCCTGAACTGAAGAAAAACGTCATGTTAGCAGATTTAGTGGAGGAACTGAAGAAGACTGGACTCCACGCTGCTCCTGCTGatcactgctatgctggagctgaagatgtggcctgtgatgtctgcactggcaggaaactgaaagctctcaagtcctgtttggtttgtttggcctcttactgtcaggaacatctccagcctcatcATCAAGCACCTGCCTTTAAGAAACACAAGCAGGTGGAACCCTCCAAGAACCTCCAGAAGAACATCTGCCCTTGTCATGATAAGATGATGGACTTGTTCTGCCGCACTGATCAGCAGTGCATctgttctctctgctctgtggacgaACATAAAGACCACGACACGGTCTCAGTTGCAGCAGAAAGGACGcacaagcagagagagctggatcTGAGTCGAGAAGAAGTCCAGCAGAGACTCAAGGACATAGACAGAGACGTGAAGGTGCTTCAACAGGAGAGGAAgattctcactctctctgctgacaAAGCCGTGAAGGACACAGACGAAAGCTTCACTGAGATCTCGCGTCTCCTGCAGAGGAGAAGCTCTGaagtgaagcagcagatcagatccaAGCTGGAAACTGAGAGGAGACGAGTCAGTGACGCCgaggagaagcttcagcaggagatcactgagctgaagaagagagaagctgaactgaagcagctctcactcacacacgaccACAACCAGTTTCTCCTCAACTACCGCTCACTGTCAGCACTCAGTCCATCATTGTCCACCATCCACGTCCGTCCTCTGAGACACTTTGAGGACGTGACAGAGGCTGtggcaaaggtcagaggtcaactgcAGGACGTCCTGACCGAGACGTGGAAATACATCTCACTGGCTGTGGCTGAAGTAGATGTTTtactgacagaaccagaaccagagacCAGAGCTGAATCCTTCAGATATTCACAGGAAATCAaactggatccaaacacagtTCACACAGAGCTGTTATTGtctgagggaaacagaaaagtgacagtAACTTATGAAGATCAGTCTTATCCtcatcacacagacagattcactGATTATCTTCAGGTCCTGAGTAAAGAGAGTCTGACTGGAtgttactgggaggtggagtggacaggaagaggaggagtttaTGTAGCAGTGACGTACAAGAACATCAGCAGATCAGGTCCAGAAAGTTTATTTGGAAACAATAACAAATCTTGGGCTTTAGTTTGTGACCTAAACAGTTGTCAGTTTGGTCACAACAGAATCTGGACTGAGGTCTCAGATGTTACAGTCTCCAGAGTGGGAGTTTACCTGGACCACAGAGCAGgtcttctgtccttctacagagtctctgacaccatgactcTGCTCCACAGAGTCCAGGCCACGTTCACTCAGCCTCTCTATGCTGGAgttggttttctttatttttattcttcacCTGGAGACACAGCAGAGTTCTGTGAACTCAAAGAGTTCTTTCAGGAAAAGTGA